The Cystobacter fuscus DSM 2262 genome includes a region encoding these proteins:
- a CDS encoding FecCD family ABC transporter permease, with translation MRTLGLDQPQPSITHVPSARSRSVRGLLVLVPLLVGCMIVSMGAGAMSMSPAQVVSILLAKVGLPPLAAFTDQQAAVIHAVRLPRVLMGALVGAALAIAGAALQGLFRNPLADPGLLGVSGGASLAVAAVTVLKVHFLGLHTQPVAAFGGSLAAILLISSLSRGHGRTQVATMLLCGVAINALCLAGTGLFTYLSTDDQLRTLTFWQLGSLSGARWETVSTLAPLVLVCAVGVTLLSNPLNALMLGESNASHLGISVERLKWQLVTLVALGVGGAVAFSGMIGFAGLVVPHLIRICLGPNHRVLLPLSALLGATLLVLSDLVARTVVIPSELPIGIVTALTGAPFFLYLILRQRRLPVA, from the coding sequence ATGCGAACGCTCGGCCTTGATCAACCGCAGCCGTCCATCACCCACGTGCCCTCCGCCCGGAGCCGGAGCGTCCGGGGACTGCTCGTGCTCGTGCCCCTGCTGGTCGGGTGCATGATCGTCTCCATGGGCGCGGGAGCCATGTCCATGAGCCCCGCCCAGGTGGTCTCCATCCTCCTCGCGAAGGTGGGCCTCCCTCCCCTGGCCGCATTCACGGATCAGCAGGCCGCGGTGATCCACGCCGTCCGCCTGCCCCGCGTCCTCATGGGGGCCCTGGTGGGCGCGGCGCTCGCCATCGCGGGCGCGGCCCTGCAGGGCCTGTTCCGCAACCCCCTGGCCGATCCCGGTCTGCTCGGCGTCTCCGGAGGCGCCTCGCTCGCGGTGGCCGCGGTCACCGTCCTCAAGGTGCACTTCCTCGGCCTGCACACCCAGCCGGTGGCGGCATTCGGAGGCAGCCTCGCGGCCATCCTCCTCATCTCCTCGCTCTCGCGGGGCCATGGCAGGACCCAGGTGGCGACGATGCTGCTGTGCGGAGTGGCCATCAACGCCCTGTGCCTGGCGGGCACGGGCCTCTTCACCTACCTGTCCACGGATGATCAGCTGCGCACCCTCACCTTCTGGCAGCTCGGCTCGCTCTCGGGAGCGAGGTGGGAGACGGTGTCCACGCTGGCACCGCTCGTGCTGGTGTGCGCCGTGGGCGTGACGCTGCTGTCCAACCCGCTCAACGCCTTGATGCTGGGCGAGTCGAACGCGAGCCACCTGGGCATCTCCGTGGAGCGGCTCAAGTGGCAGCTCGTGACGCTCGTGGCCCTGGGCGTGGGCGGGGCGGTGGCCTTCTCCGGGATGATCGGCTTCGCGGGGCTCGTGGTGCCGCACCTCATCCGCATCTGCCTGGGACCCAACCACCGGGTGCTCCTGCCCCTGTCGGCGCTGCTCGGCGCGACGCTCCTGGTGCTCTCGGACCTGGTCGCGCGCACCGTCGTCATCCCCTCCGAGCTGCCCATCGGCATCGTGACCGCGCTCACCGGCGCCCCCTTCTTCCTCTACCTGATCCTGAGACAGCGGAGGCTCCCCGTCGCATGA
- a CDS encoding heme ABC transporter ATP-binding protein has translation MTAALEVHQLHCQLGTTPLLTGIDLALEPGEFLAIIGRNGAGKSTLLNHLTGEMVGQRGEVRVFGAPLVSQPREELARRRAVVPQSTTLPFASEVLEVVMLGRIPHLRHRPESREDVRIARDCLARVGLGGYEGRDYLTLSGGEQQRVHLARALAQLHGSPGQRLILLDEPTSALDVAHQHRTLQLVKELTREGVAALLILHDLNLVSQYADKVLVLAERRVLAFGTPHEVMTTEVLTRAFGYPMTALPHPWLECPLIISGEQHAHAPRAHVPRA, from the coding sequence ATGACCGCGGCCCTCGAAGTCCATCAACTGCACTGCCAGCTCGGCACCACCCCGCTGCTCACCGGAATCGACCTGGCCCTGGAACCGGGCGAGTTCCTGGCCATCATCGGGCGCAATGGCGCGGGCAAGAGCACGCTGCTCAACCACCTGACGGGGGAGATGGTCGGCCAGCGGGGCGAGGTGCGCGTCTTCGGCGCGCCCCTGGTGAGCCAGCCGCGCGAGGAGCTGGCCCGGCGGCGGGCGGTGGTCCCGCAGAGCACGACCCTCCCCTTCGCCTCCGAGGTGCTGGAGGTGGTGATGCTGGGAAGGATTCCCCACCTGCGCCACCGGCCGGAGTCGCGCGAGGACGTGCGCATCGCGCGCGACTGTCTGGCGCGGGTCGGACTGGGCGGCTACGAGGGGCGCGACTACCTGACGCTGTCCGGAGGAGAGCAGCAGCGCGTCCACCTGGCGCGCGCGCTCGCCCAGCTCCACGGCTCACCCGGCCAGCGGCTCATCCTCCTGGACGAGCCCACGAGCGCCCTGGACGTCGCCCACCAGCACCGCACCCTGCAACTGGTGAAGGAGCTGACCCGGGAAGGCGTGGCGGCGCTGCTCATCCTCCACGACTTGAACCTCGTCTCGCAGTACGCGGACAAGGTGCTCGTGCTCGCCGAGCGGCGTGTGCTCGCCTTCGGCACGCCGCACGAGGTGATGACGACGGAGGTGCTCACCCGGGCGTTCGGCTACCCCATGACGGCCCTGCCCCACCCCTGGCTCGAGTGCCCGCTCATCATCTCCGGAGAGCAGCACGCGCACGCCCCGCGCGCGCACGTCCCGAGGGCCTAG